From Astyanax mexicanus isolate ESR-SI-001 chromosome 16, AstMex3_surface, whole genome shotgun sequence, one genomic window encodes:
- the htr2b gene encoding 5-hydroxytryptamine receptor 2B, with protein SSRVWITVRIKGAEERDRKPKKGTPNSAWFCLEYLFHSFTLKWDCGFRSNTTPPQCDNADKAPRKSRNTPSHSPAIHSSMSQTSAPPLLEPNWTTPSQNSSGLLADIEELHWASLLIIIVIIPTIGGNILVILAVSLERKLQNATNYFLMSLAVADLLVGLLVMPIALVTVLFNSGWPLPEFLCPIWLFLDVLFSTASIMHLCAISLDRYIAIKKPIQHSQYKSRAKALAKIALVWLISIGIAIPIPIKGLKSSDHPNNVTFNRNHTCLLTLESFGEFKVFGSLAAFFIPLMIMMIIYLLTIQVLRKKAYLLRSRVSQRFNRPTVATVFQREHPVTSPPEKLAMLDGIKRDQILNPVNPITGDEMPIRRLSTIGKRSMQNLSNEQRASKVLGIVFMLFVVMWCPFFITNVTSVLCKSCDMGLVERLLDIFVWVGYISSGVNPLVYTLFNKTFREAFTRYIMCNFGSKKAPKIQCMNLTRISFQSSMAENSKMFMKNGMKNGISPVPYQSPLRRRQTNLQPSPSVMLDTLLLTENEDCKPDESVSFV; from the exons AGCTCTAGGGTTTGGATTACTGTGAGGATTAAAGGAGCAGAAGAAAGAGACAGGAAACCAAAAAAGGGAACACCCAACTCTGCCTGGTTCTGTTTGGAGTACTTATTTCATTCATTTACGCTAAAATGGGACTGTGGCTTTAGATCCAACACTACCCCACCCCAATGTGACAATGCTGACAAAGCCCCAAGAAAAAGCCGAAACACACCCTCCCACAGCCCGGCTATCCACAGCAGCATGTCCCAGACCAGTGCGCCACCCCTGCTGGAGCCAAACTGGACCACACCATCACAAAACAGCAGCGGTTTGTTAGCCGACATAGAGGAACTCCACTGGGCCTCACTGCTCATCATCATTGTCATCATCCCGACCATTGGAGGCAACATCCTAGTCATTTTGGCTGTTTCACTGGAGCGCAAGCTTCAAAACGCAACCAACTACTTTCTTATGTCTCTTGCTGTGGCCGACCTTCTGGTGGGGTTGCTGGTGATGCCTATAGCCCTGGTGACTGTGCTCTTCA ATTCAGGGTGGCCCCTGCCCGAGTTCCTGTGCCCAATCTGGCTCTTCCTGGACGTCTTGTTCTCCACAGCCTCCATCATGCACTTGTGTGCAATCTCCCTTGACCGCTACATCGCCATCAAGAAACCCATCCAGCACAGCCAGTACAAATCCCGAGCCAAAGCCTTGGCAAAAATTGCACTGGTCTGGTTGATATCTATAG GTATCGCAATTCCCATTCCCATCAAAGGGCTGAAAAGTTCTGACCATCCAAACAATGTAACATTCAACAGAAACCACACATGCCTGTTGACACTTGAGAGCTTTGGAGAATTTAAAGTTTTTGGCTCTCTGGCTGCCTTTTTCATTCCCCTCATGATAATGATGATCATCTACCTACTGACAATCCAAGTGCTGCGGAAGAAAGCCTATCTCCTCAGATCGAGGGTCTCCCAGCGCTTCAACAGACCCACCGTGGCGACAGTCTTCCAAAGAGAACATCCGGTTACCTCTCCGCCAGAGAAACTCGCCATGCTGGACGGAATTAAAAGGGACCAAATACTGAACCCTGTAAACCCAATCACAGGCGACGAGATGCCTATTCGGAGGTTGTCCACCATTGGAAAGAGGTCCATGCAAAACCTGAGCAATGAACAGAGGGCATCAAAGGTCTTAGGGATTGTATTCATGTTGTTTGTGGTCATGTGGTGTCCATTCTTCATTACAAACGTCACATCGGTGCTCTGCAAGAGCTGCGACATGGGGTTAGTGGAGAGGCTTCTGGACATCTTTGTATGGGTGGGATACATCTCATCAGGCGTTAACCCTCTGGTTTACACTCTTTTTAACAAGACTTTCCGTGAGGCTTTTACACGGTACATCATGTGCAACTTTGGCAGCAAGAAAGCGCCCAAAATACAGTGCATGAACTTGACCAGGATCTCTTTCCAGTCTTCTATGGCAGAGAATTCCAAAATGTTCATGAAAAACGGGATGAAGAACGGCATTAGCCCTGTACCTTACCAGAGCCCACTGCGGCGCCGGCAGACAAACCTGCAGCCCTCCCCTAGCGTCATGCTGGACACCCTCCTCCTCACGGAGAATGAGGACTGCAAACCTGATGAGAGCGTCAGCTTTGTATAG